In one window of Helianthus annuus cultivar XRQ/B chromosome 17, HanXRQr2.0-SUNRISE, whole genome shotgun sequence DNA:
- the LOC110920988 gene encoding serine/threonine-protein kinase BSK7 isoform X3 has translation MGCEFSRLCLCCCVTEPNGVIAESHNVEETGEGSDLSSFREFSIDQLKMATMGFSVENIVSEHGEKAPNVVYKGELQNQKRVAIKRFDRAAWPDSRQFLEEARAVGQLRNPRLANLLGCCCEGDERLLVAEFLPHETLAKHLFHWETQPMKWAMRLRVALYLAEALEYCTSNGRALYHDLHAYRIVFDDDANPRLSCFGLMKNSRDGKSYSTNLAFTPPEYLRTGRVTPESVMYSFGALLLDLLSGKHIPPSHALDLIRDRNLQMLTDSCLEGQFSNEDGTELVRLASRCLQYEPRDRPNPSLLVTALTPLQKETEVPSHVLMGITQGGPTTPTTPLGDACLKMDLTAIHEILENLAYKDDEGTATELSFHMWTNQMQDTINSKKKGDVAFRHKEFKAAIEYYTQFIDVGTMVSPTVYARRSLSHLMNDNPQEALNDAVQAHVISPSWHIASYLQAVALFALGRENEAQVALKEGSVLEEKKNVT, from the exons ATGGGGTGTGAGTTTTCTAGACTCTGCTTGTGTTGCTGTGTTACAGAACCAAATGGAGTGATTGCCGAATCCCATAATGTCG AAGAGACAGGTGAGGGAAGTGATTTGTCTTCATTTCGCGAGTTCTCCATTGACCAACTTAAGATGGCTACCATGGGTTTTTCTGTGGAGAATATCGTCTCTGAACATGGAGAGAAAGCCCCTAATGTGGTTTATAAAGGGGAATTGCAAAACCAAAAACGGGTTGCCATCAAACGGTTTGATAGAGCTGCATGGCCCGACTCCAGACAGTTCTTG GAAGAAGCAAGAGCAGTTGGTCAGCTTAGAAACCCAAGATTGGCTAACCTACTTGGATGTTGTTGTGAAGGTGATGAAAGACTACTTGTAGCTGAGTTTTTGCCACATGAAACACTTGCAAAGCACTTGTTTCATT GGGAAACACAACCTATGAAATGGGCAATGCGATTACGGGTGGCGTTATATCTTGCAGAGGCTCTAGAATATTGCACAAGTAATGGGCGTGCTCTTTACCATGATCTCCACGCCTATAGAATAGTCTTCGATGAT GATGCTAACCCTAGACTCTCGTGCTTTGGATTGATGAAGAACAGTAGAGATGGGAAGAGTTATAGTACAAATTTGGCATTCACCCCTCCCGAGTATCTGAGGACTG GGAGGGTGACACCAGAAAGCGTGATGTACAGTTTTGGCGCCCTTCTGCTTGACCTTTTAAGCGGAAAACACATTCCTCCTAGCCAT GCTCTTGACCTAATAAGGGACAGGAACCTTCAAATGCTTACAGACTCTTGCTTGGAAGGACAATTTTCTAATGAAGATGGAACCGAGTTGGTACGCTTGGCTTCAAGATGCTTACAATACGAGCCACGTGATCGCCCAAATCCATCCTTATTAGTTACTGCTTTAACCCCTCTCCAAAAGGAAACCGAG GTGCCTTCTCATGTATTAATGGGTATAACACAAGGTGGACCCACTACGCCTACGACCCCACTTGGTGATGCCTGCTTAAAAATGGATTTGACTGCTATACATGAAATCTTGGAAAATTTAGCCTACAAAGATGATGAGGGAACAGCAACCGAG CTCTCATTCCATATGTGGACAAATCAGATGCAAGACACAATAAACTCCAAGAAAAAAGGGGATGTGGCTTTTCGCCATAAAGAGTTCAAAGCCGCAATAGAATACTACACACAG TTCATTGATGTAGGAACCATGGTCTCGCCAACAGTCTATGCACGCCGAAGCCTATCACATCTCATGAATGATAATCCACAAGAGGCACTTAATGATGCTGTCCAAGCACACGTTATATCCCCAAGTTGGCATATTGCTTCTTACTTACAAGCTGTTGCTCTTTTCGCTCTGGGGAGGGAAAACGAAGCACAAGTTGCTCTCAAAGAAGGCTCAGTTCTTGAAGAGAAAAAAAACGTCACTTAA
- the LOC110920988 gene encoding serine/threonine-protein kinase BSK7 isoform X2 — MVLAFSCKQTIIFAKNAKKKKRQERAVKLDQSNFEVLILKLKDNLTMGCEFSRLCLCCCVTEPNGVIAESHNVEETGEGSDLSSFREFSIDQLKMATMGFSVENIVSEHGEKAPNVVYKGELQNQKRVAIKRFDRAAWPDSRQFLEEARAVGQLRNPRLANLLGCCCEGDERLLVAEFLPHETLAKHLFHWETQPMKWAMRLRVALYLAEALEYCTSNGRALYHDLHAYRIVFDDDANPRLSCFGLMKNSRDGKSYSTNLAFTPPEYLRTGRVTPESVMYSFGALLLDLLSGKHIPPSHALDLIRDRNLQMLTDSCLEGQFSNEDGTELVRLASRCLQYEPRDRPNPSLLVTALTPLQKETEVPSHVLMGITQGGPTTPTTPLGDACLKMDLTAIHEILENLAYKDDEGTATEMQDTINSKKKGDVAFRHKEFKAAIEYYTQFIDVGTMVSPTVYARRSLSHLMNDNPQEALNDAVQAHVISPSWHIASYLQAVALFALGRENEAQVALKEGSVLEEKKNVT, encoded by the exons ATGGTGTTGGCTTTTTCTTGCAAACAAACCATCATATTTGCAAaaaatgccaaaaaaaaaaaaagacaagaAAGGGCAG TAAAGCTTGATCAAAGTAATTTTGAAGTTCTGATTTTGAAGCTTAAAGACAACTTAACAATGGGGTGTGAGTTTTCTAGACTCTGCTTGTGTTGCTGTGTTACAGAACCAAATGGAGTGATTGCCGAATCCCATAATGTCG AAGAGACAGGTGAGGGAAGTGATTTGTCTTCATTTCGCGAGTTCTCCATTGACCAACTTAAGATGGCTACCATGGGTTTTTCTGTGGAGAATATCGTCTCTGAACATGGAGAGAAAGCCCCTAATGTGGTTTATAAAGGGGAATTGCAAAACCAAAAACGGGTTGCCATCAAACGGTTTGATAGAGCTGCATGGCCCGACTCCAGACAGTTCTTG GAAGAAGCAAGAGCAGTTGGTCAGCTTAGAAACCCAAGATTGGCTAACCTACTTGGATGTTGTTGTGAAGGTGATGAAAGACTACTTGTAGCTGAGTTTTTGCCACATGAAACACTTGCAAAGCACTTGTTTCATT GGGAAACACAACCTATGAAATGGGCAATGCGATTACGGGTGGCGTTATATCTTGCAGAGGCTCTAGAATATTGCACAAGTAATGGGCGTGCTCTTTACCATGATCTCCACGCCTATAGAATAGTCTTCGATGAT GATGCTAACCCTAGACTCTCGTGCTTTGGATTGATGAAGAACAGTAGAGATGGGAAGAGTTATAGTACAAATTTGGCATTCACCCCTCCCGAGTATCTGAGGACTG GGAGGGTGACACCAGAAAGCGTGATGTACAGTTTTGGCGCCCTTCTGCTTGACCTTTTAAGCGGAAAACACATTCCTCCTAGCCAT GCTCTTGACCTAATAAGGGACAGGAACCTTCAAATGCTTACAGACTCTTGCTTGGAAGGACAATTTTCTAATGAAGATGGAACCGAGTTGGTACGCTTGGCTTCAAGATGCTTACAATACGAGCCACGTGATCGCCCAAATCCATCCTTATTAGTTACTGCTTTAACCCCTCTCCAAAAGGAAACCGAG GTGCCTTCTCATGTATTAATGGGTATAACACAAGGTGGACCCACTACGCCTACGACCCCACTTGGTGATGCCTGCTTAAAAATGGATTTGACTGCTATACATGAAATCTTGGAAAATTTAGCCTACAAAGATGATGAGGGAACAGCAACCGAG ATGCAAGACACAATAAACTCCAAGAAAAAAGGGGATGTGGCTTTTCGCCATAAAGAGTTCAAAGCCGCAATAGAATACTACACACAG TTCATTGATGTAGGAACCATGGTCTCGCCAACAGTCTATGCACGCCGAAGCCTATCACATCTCATGAATGATAATCCACAAGAGGCACTTAATGATGCTGTCCAAGCACACGTTATATCCCCAAGTTGGCATATTGCTTCTTACTTACAAGCTGTTGCTCTTTTCGCTCTGGGGAGGGAAAACGAAGCACAAGTTGCTCTCAAAGAAGGCTCAGTTCTTGAAGAGAAAAAAAACGTCACTTAA
- the LOC110920988 gene encoding serine/threonine-protein kinase BSK7 isoform X1: MVLAFSCKQTIIFAKNAKKKKRQERAVKLDQSNFEVLILKLKDNLTMGCEFSRLCLCCCVTEPNGVIAESHNVEETGEGSDLSSFREFSIDQLKMATMGFSVENIVSEHGEKAPNVVYKGELQNQKRVAIKRFDRAAWPDSRQFLEEARAVGQLRNPRLANLLGCCCEGDERLLVAEFLPHETLAKHLFHWETQPMKWAMRLRVALYLAEALEYCTSNGRALYHDLHAYRIVFDDDANPRLSCFGLMKNSRDGKSYSTNLAFTPPEYLRTGRVTPESVMYSFGALLLDLLSGKHIPPSHALDLIRDRNLQMLTDSCLEGQFSNEDGTELVRLASRCLQYEPRDRPNPSLLVTALTPLQKETEVPSHVLMGITQGGPTTPTTPLGDACLKMDLTAIHEILENLAYKDDEGTATELSFHMWTNQMQDTINSKKKGDVAFRHKEFKAAIEYYTQFIDVGTMVSPTVYARRSLSHLMNDNPQEALNDAVQAHVISPSWHIASYLQAVALFALGRENEAQVALKEGSVLEEKKNVT; encoded by the exons ATGGTGTTGGCTTTTTCTTGCAAACAAACCATCATATTTGCAAaaaatgccaaaaaaaaaaaaagacaagaAAGGGCAG TAAAGCTTGATCAAAGTAATTTTGAAGTTCTGATTTTGAAGCTTAAAGACAACTTAACAATGGGGTGTGAGTTTTCTAGACTCTGCTTGTGTTGCTGTGTTACAGAACCAAATGGAGTGATTGCCGAATCCCATAATGTCG AAGAGACAGGTGAGGGAAGTGATTTGTCTTCATTTCGCGAGTTCTCCATTGACCAACTTAAGATGGCTACCATGGGTTTTTCTGTGGAGAATATCGTCTCTGAACATGGAGAGAAAGCCCCTAATGTGGTTTATAAAGGGGAATTGCAAAACCAAAAACGGGTTGCCATCAAACGGTTTGATAGAGCTGCATGGCCCGACTCCAGACAGTTCTTG GAAGAAGCAAGAGCAGTTGGTCAGCTTAGAAACCCAAGATTGGCTAACCTACTTGGATGTTGTTGTGAAGGTGATGAAAGACTACTTGTAGCTGAGTTTTTGCCACATGAAACACTTGCAAAGCACTTGTTTCATT GGGAAACACAACCTATGAAATGGGCAATGCGATTACGGGTGGCGTTATATCTTGCAGAGGCTCTAGAATATTGCACAAGTAATGGGCGTGCTCTTTACCATGATCTCCACGCCTATAGAATAGTCTTCGATGAT GATGCTAACCCTAGACTCTCGTGCTTTGGATTGATGAAGAACAGTAGAGATGGGAAGAGTTATAGTACAAATTTGGCATTCACCCCTCCCGAGTATCTGAGGACTG GGAGGGTGACACCAGAAAGCGTGATGTACAGTTTTGGCGCCCTTCTGCTTGACCTTTTAAGCGGAAAACACATTCCTCCTAGCCAT GCTCTTGACCTAATAAGGGACAGGAACCTTCAAATGCTTACAGACTCTTGCTTGGAAGGACAATTTTCTAATGAAGATGGAACCGAGTTGGTACGCTTGGCTTCAAGATGCTTACAATACGAGCCACGTGATCGCCCAAATCCATCCTTATTAGTTACTGCTTTAACCCCTCTCCAAAAGGAAACCGAG GTGCCTTCTCATGTATTAATGGGTATAACACAAGGTGGACCCACTACGCCTACGACCCCACTTGGTGATGCCTGCTTAAAAATGGATTTGACTGCTATACATGAAATCTTGGAAAATTTAGCCTACAAAGATGATGAGGGAACAGCAACCGAG CTCTCATTCCATATGTGGACAAATCAGATGCAAGACACAATAAACTCCAAGAAAAAAGGGGATGTGGCTTTTCGCCATAAAGAGTTCAAAGCCGCAATAGAATACTACACACAG TTCATTGATGTAGGAACCATGGTCTCGCCAACAGTCTATGCACGCCGAAGCCTATCACATCTCATGAATGATAATCCACAAGAGGCACTTAATGATGCTGTCCAAGCACACGTTATATCCCCAAGTTGGCATATTGCTTCTTACTTACAAGCTGTTGCTCTTTTCGCTCTGGGGAGGGAAAACGAAGCACAAGTTGCTCTCAAAGAAGGCTCAGTTCTTGAAGAGAAAAAAAACGTCACTTAA